In Myxocyprinus asiaticus isolate MX2 ecotype Aquarium Trade chromosome 3, UBuf_Myxa_2, whole genome shotgun sequence, the following proteins share a genomic window:
- the LOC127426156 gene encoding endoglin-like isoform X3 — protein MVFDNPAVILYVTNGTSVNFLQPTTRDLVQKQVATSTEGDSELLKWATDEFRGVTSFTTVLDPRTITFTGMKDSHLPSSCDLQLELPSEKPLIELDTSSNDLKSCYNEHPGEELHIINIPDDVRIRNVSVHLLHESKVVLRGPPDTQWKIHANHEIKLLSNNHIFFNNLLMHPRMAISDDLEDITRKAFPYFHSTSVTSYSVIHLNISAVQLCIGKITSSTAPPEVEHTTSAPSSPSIPFHMQLYSSPDYTSPLDPSSKVHSNKRVYAEISSETFGEISFIIKVRSCRVHSMQLERNMPFKEEMCFMKDCPKRLSFSFELLQDLPSTSWELECAVQLCHEVINFCLNETKVKRNLQVIKSDIPSPNQCFKFGLLAVLGIAFGGFMIGVLLTGVLWFIKIRTGHPTSMGSTAAELSVLSISGCPCGLTKRQPVPTHQSPSENSSASASIGSTQSTPTSSMA, from the exons GTTACAAATGGAACCTCAGTAAATTTTTTACAACCAACTACTAGAGATCTTGTACAGAAACAGGTCGCCACATCCACAGAGGGAGATTCTGAACTTCTGAAATGGGCAACAGATGAGTTTAGAGGGGTCACATCATTTACCACAGTGCTAGACCCCAGAACCATCACTTTCACAGGGATGAAAG ATTCACATCTACCCTCCAGTTGTGACCTGCAGCTGGAGTTACCATCAGAAAAACCCCTGATTGAGCTGGACACATCATCTAACGATCTGAAATCATGTTATAACGAGCATCCTGGAGAAGAACTGCACATTATCAATATTCCAGATGATGTCAGAATAAG GAATGTGTCTGTGCATTTGCTACACGAGTCCAAAGTGGTCTTGAGAGGTCCACCAGACACTCAGTGGAAAATCCATGCAAATCATGAGATCAAATTACTG tctAATAATCATATATTCTTCAATAACCTGCTGATGCATCCACGGATGGCGATCTCAGATGATCTTGAAGACATCACGCGGAAGGCTTTTCCATACTTCCACAGCACATCAGTCACCAGTTACTCTGTGATCCATCTGAACATCTCTGCGGTCCAGCTGTGTATCGGAAAGATCACAAGTTCTACAG CACCACCAGAAGTGGAGCACACCACCTCGGCACCCAGTTCGCCATCGATTCCTTTTCATATGCAGCTGTACTCATCTCCAGACTACACGTCACCTCTGGATCCCAGCAGCAAAGTTCACAGTAACAAGAGGGTCTATGCAGAG ATCTCTAGTGAAACATTTGGAGAGATCTCCTTCATCATTAAAGTGAGAAGCTGTCGAGTGCACTCTATGCAGCTGGAGAGGAACATGCCTTTTAAAGAGGAGATGTGTTTCATGAAAGACTGCCCCAAGAGACTCAGTTTCTCCTTCGAGCTGCTTCAAGATCTTCCATCTACCTCATGGGAACTGGAGTGTGCAGTTCAGCTCTGTCATGAAGTGATCAAT TTTTGTCTGAATGAAACAAAAGTCAAAAGGAACTTGCAGGTCATCAAGTCTGATATACCAAGCCCAA ATCAATGTTTTAAGTTTGGACTCTTGGCTGTTCTGGGAATCGCATTTGGGGGATTCATGATTGGAGTTCTcctcactggagttttatggtttATTAAAATACGCACAG GCCATCCAACATCTATGGGATCAACCGCAGCCGAACTCTCAG TTCTCTCGATATCAGGATGCCCGTGTGGTCTGACCAAACGTCAGCCGGTCCCCACCCACCAGTCACCCTCTGAGAACAGCAGTGCCAGCGCCAGCATTGGCAGCACCCAGAGCACACCTACCAGCAGCATGGCATGA